The Ochrobactrum quorumnocens genome has a segment encoding these proteins:
- a CDS encoding LysR substrate-binding domain-containing protein: protein MAYNHLKPFDLRTLRYFLVVAEELHFGRAAVRLNMSQPPLSQQIRQLEDRLNVVLFKRSHHNVELTAAGLALKEQAPLIFQQLEKAVVTIRMTAAGSIGRLDIGVISSSLVGIIPRALGIFTSRYPDVDWQLHELTPALQIQGLLERRIDVCLFRMPPHQEGLQREIIMQEALMVAMPRSHPLASQNTVSLMQLKDHPFVMFGLHQSRFADFLYQCCVKAGFMPRIRQQVVEVQSLLSLVGANIGVALLPASMRQLAQPEVVFKPIHPSPPEIPLYATYRAGDTSPTLKRFLEIIGELITEHQINTASDESDRQIQSVFEGSESNTN, encoded by the coding sequence ATGGCTTACAATCATCTGAAACCGTTCGATCTGCGAACGCTGCGTTACTTCCTCGTCGTCGCGGAGGAGCTCCATTTCGGTCGCGCCGCCGTACGTTTAAACATGTCGCAGCCTCCTCTCAGTCAGCAAATCAGACAACTGGAAGACCGTCTCAACGTTGTGCTGTTCAAACGCAGCCATCACAATGTTGAACTGACTGCGGCCGGCCTGGCTCTCAAGGAGCAGGCCCCGCTGATCTTCCAGCAGTTGGAAAAAGCCGTTGTCACGATCCGTATGACTGCCGCAGGATCCATCGGTCGACTAGACATAGGTGTGATCAGTTCATCACTGGTTGGTATCATACCCAGGGCGCTCGGTATCTTCACCAGTCGTTATCCCGATGTCGACTGGCAGCTTCACGAACTGACGCCAGCGCTCCAGATACAGGGATTGCTCGAACGTCGCATTGATGTTTGTCTTTTTCGCATGCCCCCGCATCAGGAAGGCCTGCAACGGGAAATCATTATGCAGGAAGCGCTTATGGTAGCTATGCCGAGATCGCATCCTCTCGCCAGTCAAAACACCGTCTCCCTGATGCAACTGAAGGATCATCCCTTCGTCATGTTCGGCCTGCACCAGTCGAGATTTGCGGATTTTCTTTATCAATGTTGCGTCAAAGCCGGGTTCATGCCGAGAATTCGCCAGCAGGTCGTCGAGGTACAATCTCTTCTAAGCCTCGTCGGCGCCAATATCGGCGTTGCCCTGTTACCGGCCAGCATGCGACAACTGGCGCAACCAGAAGTGGTTTTCAAGCCGATTCATCCGTCACCGCCAGAGATCCCATTATACGCGACCTATCGCGCAGGAGACACGTCACCAACACTTAAGCGTTTTCTTGAGATAATTGGTGAACTGATTACCGAACACCAGATAAACACGGCCTCCGATGAATCGGACCGACAGATCCAATCGGTTTTCGAAGGGAGCGAGAGCAACACAAATTGA
- a CDS encoding UbiX family flavin prenyltransferase, with product MNAISPRPDEHRPRMVVGISGASGFVYGFRLLEILQRLQIETHVVVSRSALLTMTHETDYKLADIRDLANYLYKSDDMAASISSGSFRTMGMVVAPCSMKTLAEIAHGLSGSLVSRAGDVTLKERRKLVLLVRETPLTQTHIANMLTVTQMGAIVTPPVPAFYVRPASIAEIVDHTVGRVLDLFDLETGGVRRWLKTP from the coding sequence ATGAACGCCATTTCCCCAAGACCAGACGAACACCGCCCGCGCATGGTCGTCGGTATCAGCGGCGCATCGGGCTTCGTCTATGGCTTTCGCCTTCTCGAAATTCTGCAGCGGCTCCAGATAGAAACCCATGTCGTCGTCAGCCGGTCGGCGCTTCTGACCATGACCCACGAGACAGACTATAAGCTCGCCGATATCCGCGATCTGGCAAACTATCTCTACAAGTCCGACGATATGGCTGCCAGCATTTCGAGCGGATCCTTCAGGACCATGGGCATGGTCGTGGCACCATGCTCGATGAAAACGCTGGCGGAAATAGCGCATGGCCTGTCGGGAAGCCTGGTCAGCCGGGCGGGCGACGTCACGTTGAAGGAACGGCGCAAACTCGTGCTTCTGGTCCGGGAAACGCCTTTGACGCAAACCCATATCGCTAACATGCTGACCGTCACTCAGATGGGCGCAATCGTCACGCCCCCGGTTCCGGCATTCTACGTTAGGCCCGCGAGCATCGCGGAGATAGTCGATCACACGGTGGGCCGGGTTCTCGATCTTTTCGATCTTGAGACGGGTGGCGTGCGGCGGTGGCTCAAGACGCCCTGA
- a CDS encoding CobW family GTP-binding protein, with protein MLKTVKDKIPVTVLTGFLGSGKTTLLNYILKENHGMKIAVIENEFGEIGIDGDLVVGSTEEIFEMTNGCVCCVAEARDDLLRVIRQLLARPERLDHIIIETSGLADPYPVAQTFFLDDPIRNETNLDGVITLVDVKHIRQHLDDIHLDGIDNQAVDQIVCADRIVLNKVDLAQDADIADVTERIRQLNETAEIVLSSYAQIDLRKILGLAAFDRNRKMAAEIDFGWHIHNHHHDDHDHDHDHAWLGDASHTHDVSVTSVAIELPGNMDPKKMSRWVTELKRQDNENLFRMKGIFSMQDDDYCYVLHGVHNEIEFRPNHPWAGDERSNKMIFIGRNLDRASLQARIEACRA; from the coding sequence ATGTTGAAGACAGTCAAGGACAAGATTCCGGTCACCGTGCTTACCGGTTTTCTCGGCTCCGGCAAGACGACGCTGCTGAACTACATCCTGAAGGAAAATCACGGCATGAAGATTGCCGTGATCGAGAATGAATTCGGGGAAATCGGTATTGATGGCGATCTGGTCGTGGGCAGTACGGAAGAAATCTTCGAAATGACCAATGGTTGCGTATGCTGTGTGGCCGAGGCGCGTGATGATCTTTTGCGAGTTATACGCCAATTGCTGGCCAGACCCGAACGTCTCGACCATATCATTATCGAGACGAGCGGACTTGCCGATCCCTATCCGGTTGCACAGACATTCTTCCTTGACGATCCGATCCGCAACGAAACCAATCTCGATGGTGTCATCACGCTGGTCGACGTCAAGCATATCCGCCAGCATCTGGACGATATTCATCTGGATGGCATCGACAATCAGGCGGTCGATCAGATCGTCTGTGCAGACCGCATCGTGCTCAACAAGGTGGATCTGGCGCAGGATGCTGATATCGCTGATGTGACCGAGCGTATCCGCCAGCTCAATGAAACGGCGGAAATTGTGCTGTCGAGCTATGCACAGATTGATCTGCGCAAAATCCTGGGGCTGGCGGCATTTGATCGCAATCGTAAGATGGCTGCAGAAATCGATTTCGGCTGGCACATCCACAATCATCACCACGATGACCACGACCACGACCACGACCATGCATGGCTTGGCGATGCCAGTCACACACACGACGTTTCGGTCACATCGGTGGCTATAGAACTCCCGGGCAATATGGACCCCAAAAAAATGTCGCGCTGGGTAACGGAACTCAAGCGACAAGATAATGAGAATCTGTTTCGGATGAAAGGTATCTTCTCCATGCAGGACGATGACTATTGTTACGTCTTGCACGGGGTTCACAACGAGATCGAATTCCGTCCCAATCACCCGTGGGCTGGAGATGAACGTTCAAACAAGATGATCTTCATTGGGCGCAATTTGGACCGTGCCTCTCTGCAAGCCCGCATAGAAGCTTGCCGGGCGTAA
- a CDS encoding amidohydrolase family protein produces MIIDTHLHPTNLVDEAWRHTGEPFTGERMLKLMDGPYMINGKPRRIDMGFIQPPPGNTGYRDGNRRGRDGIRDYMSYVAELCQKYPDRFIGNFNFNPRWGPENGAAELEFHVKEYGFKMLKLHSNMHGYRPDRALEWLRPAMKKCAELGVVVLIHTGDGPYSIPTQFYPVIREFPMVNFIIGHFGIQTGGNYSFEAFWMAMDSPNVYCESGWCFQSRIVEFAKQLPPNKIVFGTDSPPNNPGMWLRELEVLCSPEPQGMNLSEDTLEDYLGNNIARLVGIEPTKPPKDLAEAEKRLKATYV; encoded by the coding sequence ATGATCATCGACACCCATCTTCATCCAACCAATCTGGTCGACGAGGCCTGGCGTCATACCGGTGAACCGTTCACCGGCGAGCGTATGCTGAAGCTCATGGACGGCCCTTATATGATCAACGGCAAGCCGCGCCGGATCGATATGGGCTTCATTCAGCCGCCACCCGGCAATACGGGTTATCGCGATGGTAACCGCCGCGGGCGCGACGGCATTCGCGATTACATGTCTTATGTCGCCGAGCTTTGCCAGAAATATCCGGACCGCTTCATCGGTAACTTCAACTTCAATCCTCGCTGGGGCCCGGAGAACGGGGCTGCGGAACTGGAATTCCACGTCAAGGAATACGGCTTCAAAATGCTGAAGCTGCATTCCAACATGCATGGTTATCGCCCCGACCGGGCATTGGAATGGCTCCGGCCTGCCATGAAGAAATGTGCGGAGCTGGGCGTCGTTGTGCTTATCCACACAGGTGACGGGCCCTATTCGATCCCGACGCAGTTCTATCCCGTCATTCGCGAATTCCCGATGGTAAACTTCATCATCGGCCATTTCGGGATACAGACGGGCGGTAACTACTCGTTCGAAGCATTCTGGATGGCTATGGACTCACCGAATGTCTATTGCGAGTCCGGTTGGTGCTTCCAGTCGCGCATCGTGGAGTTCGCAAAGCAACTGCCGCCAAACAAGATCGTGTTCGGAACGGATTCGCCGCCGAACAATCCGGGCATGTGGCTGCGCGAACTGGAGGTTCTGTGTTCGCCCGAGCCGCAGGGCATGAACCTCAGTGAAGATACTCTCGAAGACTATCTGGGTAACAACATTGCCCGTCTCGTCGGTATCGAACCCACTAAGCCTCCCAAGGATCTGGCGGAAGCGGAGAAACGTCTCAAGGCGACCTACGTTTGA
- a CDS encoding UbiD family decarboxylase: MNELHSVTKTGTQDFQGFANVYRQLYPDDVVHIREPLQDGRDVTALVAALAEKGKTPMLVCDQVPGSEVPLVTNVFASRERIARILGTSVCELHGEYQKRANTPIEPEYVANGPVMEQVDESKDVDLDKLPMIRHFESDRGPYITNAIIVASDPETGIANLSYHRSMRHSPSALATSLHSRGHLWRMYQTAREAGRPLPVAMVIGAHPLFMLAASARLPFGADERAVAGGLMREPLRLVRTPRYAIGVPAAAEYVLEGHLDPNAHVEEGPFGEFSGYSSDRSTNTLFHITAVMRRKAPWLVDVVGGATDEHLNLARLPREAEMFEKLKARFPSVTRLHYPTSGTHFHCYVALKQSRPGEARQVMLGLLGWDPYLKTVIAVDDDIDVTQDSQVLWALATHFQPHRDLFRIDGLPGSPLDPSSSADGTTSRLALDATRSPDFHGIRAVIGDDALGRARNLVGSLAGVKLRGAVT, from the coding sequence ATGAACGAGCTGCATTCAGTCACCAAGACGGGAACACAGGATTTTCAGGGTTTCGCGAACGTCTACCGACAACTTTATCCCGACGACGTTGTTCATATCCGCGAACCCCTACAGGATGGTCGCGATGTCACCGCTCTGGTGGCCGCGCTGGCCGAAAAAGGCAAGACGCCCATGCTGGTCTGCGATCAAGTTCCGGGCAGCGAGGTGCCGTTGGTCACGAATGTGTTCGCGTCGCGCGAACGGATCGCCCGTATTCTCGGAACGAGTGTCTGTGAGCTTCATGGCGAGTATCAGAAACGCGCCAACACTCCGATCGAGCCTGAATATGTTGCCAACGGCCCGGTAATGGAACAGGTCGATGAGAGCAAGGACGTCGATCTCGATAAACTGCCGATGATCCGGCATTTCGAGAGTGACCGCGGCCCCTACATCACAAATGCGATCATTGTTGCGAGCGATCCGGAAACCGGTATCGCCAATCTCAGCTATCACAGATCAATGCGGCACTCCCCGTCGGCGCTGGCAACGAGCCTGCATTCACGCGGTCATTTATGGCGCATGTATCAAACGGCGCGTGAAGCCGGTCGCCCGTTGCCGGTCGCGATGGTGATAGGAGCGCATCCGCTTTTCATGCTGGCCGCTTCGGCAAGGTTGCCGTTCGGTGCCGATGAGCGTGCTGTTGCTGGTGGGCTGATGCGCGAGCCGTTACGTCTTGTCAGGACGCCACGCTATGCCATCGGCGTTCCGGCGGCGGCGGAATATGTACTGGAGGGTCACCTTGACCCTAACGCACATGTCGAAGAGGGTCCGTTCGGCGAGTTTTCCGGTTATTCCTCGGATCGTTCGACCAATACGCTGTTTCACATAACGGCGGTCATGCGTCGCAAGGCGCCCTGGCTCGTCGATGTGGTGGGCGGTGCGACGGATGAGCATCTCAACCTTGCTCGCCTGCCGCGGGAAGCCGAAATGTTCGAAAAGCTGAAGGCACGGTTCCCATCGGTGACGCGGTTGCACTATCCCACTTCCGGCACGCACTTTCATTGCTATGTGGCGCTGAAGCAAAGCCGACCCGGCGAGGCCCGCCAGGTCATGCTCGGCCTTCTCGGCTGGGACCCTTACTTGAAGACCGTAATAGCGGTTGATGACGATATAGACGTCACGCAGGACAGCCAGGTGCTGTGGGCTTTGGCCACGCATTTCCAGCCGCATCGTGATCTCTTCAGGATTGACGGTCTGCCGGGTAGCCCGCTTGATCCGTCCTCAAGCGCCGACGGCACGACGTCACGGCTCGCTCTCGATGCAACCCGAAGCCCGGATTTCCACGGTATTCGTGCGGTCATCGGCGACGATGCGCTGGGACGTGCACGCAATCTGGTGGGCAGTCTGGCCGGGGTAAAACTGAGGGGAGCGGTGACATGA
- a CDS encoding amidohydrolase family protein, whose product MIIDTSCYPTNLVDLAWQHDGDPFSGERLIQMMDGPYTINGKPRRIDKAFIQPPQGNTIYTWTDGELDGRQSIDAYMAYTLEMVQKYTDRFIGCFVYNPRCGVRNGVEAIERYVKEHGFRMVQLQANMHAYRPDRAKDWLRPALDKCRELGVLVKLHTGDGPYSIPTEWIPLIKEYPDVNFIMAHFGVQTGGVYCFEPFQWAMEYPNVFCESSWCLQSRIVEFAKDLPTHKILYGSDTPPNEPGMWLNLLEVLCHEPPQGMNLDEDTLEDYLGNNLARMLGMEPTPPPATYQDAVAELERHGIENKHYLATLA is encoded by the coding sequence ATGATCATCGATACCAGTTGCTATCCGACCAATCTGGTCGATCTGGCATGGCAGCATGATGGCGATCCGTTCAGCGGCGAGCGCCTGATTCAAATGATGGACGGCCCCTATACGATCAATGGCAAACCGCGCCGCATCGACAAGGCGTTTATCCAGCCACCACAAGGCAACACCATCTACACATGGACGGACGGGGAACTCGACGGGCGTCAGTCCATTGATGCCTATATGGCGTATACGCTTGAAATGGTTCAAAAATATACGGACCGTTTCATTGGCTGCTTTGTCTATAATCCGCGTTGCGGCGTGCGCAACGGGGTCGAGGCCATCGAGCGTTACGTGAAGGAACACGGTTTCCGCATGGTTCAGTTGCAGGCCAACATGCACGCATACCGGCCCGATCGCGCCAAGGATTGGCTGCGCCCTGCACTCGACAAATGTCGGGAGCTTGGCGTACTCGTTAAGCTGCATACAGGTGACGGCCCCTACAGCATTCCGACGGAATGGATTCCGCTGATCAAGGAATATCCAGACGTCAATTTCATCATGGCGCATTTCGGTGTGCAGACGGGAGGGGTCTACTGCTTCGAGCCTTTCCAATGGGCAATGGAATATCCGAACGTATTCTGTGAAAGCAGCTGGTGCCTGCAGTCGCGTATCGTCGAATTTGCTAAGGATTTGCCGACGCACAAGATCCTTTACGGCTCAGACACTCCGCCCAACGAACCGGGCATGTGGCTGAACCTTCTGGAGGTACTCTGCCACGAACCGCCGCAGGGGATGAACCTCGACGAGGACACGCTCGAGGATTACCTCGGCAACAATCTCGCCCGTATGTTGGGCATGGAGCCAACCCCTCCGCCCGCCACCTATCAGGATGCAGTCGCCGAACTTGAACGTCATGGCATCGAAAACAAGCACTACCTGGCGACCCTTGCCTAG
- a CDS encoding nucleobase:cation symporter-2 family protein, whose protein sequence is MTTAIHPVDEILPAKKTLTLALQHVAVSYVGSVAVPLIIANALGFSSEETIILISVTFFCSGIATLLQTIGFWRFGVRLPIMNGVAFSSVSAIIAIGSMPGVGIAGICGAVIAGGIFIMLIAPITGHLRRFFPPVVTGCIVTAIGVQLLPEAYQWAGGGRGQSDFGDPAFLGVALLVLIVILAFNRLGSPLLKNLAVLFGMGAGAIVAFLLGMGNLSPVETAPWVTVPTPFYFGLPTFAVLPFMTIVIVMIVQTVESMGLFISIGEIVDKDVTPEQVADGVRANGLASAVAGVFAGFPFIAHMENIGLIILSGVRSRWVVALCGFMLCVIAFFPKFGAVLAAVPAPALGGAAVAMFGIVAAAGIQSLSKVDYANNQYNILIVALTLAIAFIPIMSPNLFQQLPDWTQSILHSSVVVACVVSVTLNLVLNGLGDHNQAHGGHLAVAKSQTDDG, encoded by the coding sequence ATGACAACTGCAATACATCCAGTCGATGAAATATTACCAGCCAAGAAAACGCTCACTCTGGCGCTGCAGCACGTTGCTGTGTCCTATGTGGGATCGGTTGCGGTACCGCTGATTATCGCCAATGCGCTCGGCTTCAGCTCCGAGGAAACCATCATATTGATCAGTGTTACCTTCTTCTGTTCAGGTATCGCGACGCTGTTGCAAACCATCGGGTTCTGGCGTTTCGGCGTGCGTCTCCCGATCATGAACGGCGTTGCCTTTTCGAGTGTTTCGGCCATTATCGCTATCGGCTCCATGCCAGGAGTTGGTATAGCGGGGATTTGCGGAGCCGTGATCGCAGGCGGCATCTTCATCATGCTGATCGCACCGATCACCGGCCATCTGCGACGCTTCTTTCCGCCTGTCGTAACGGGCTGCATTGTCACCGCCATCGGGGTGCAGCTTCTGCCGGAAGCCTATCAATGGGCAGGCGGCGGGCGGGGCCAGTCCGATTTCGGCGATCCGGCCTTTCTGGGCGTAGCGCTTCTGGTCCTGATCGTCATTCTTGCATTCAACCGGCTTGGATCACCGCTACTGAAAAATCTGGCCGTGCTTTTCGGCATGGGGGCAGGGGCTATCGTCGCCTTTCTCCTGGGAATGGGCAACCTCAGTCCGGTCGAAACCGCTCCCTGGGTGACCGTTCCAACGCCGTTCTATTTCGGTCTGCCGACTTTCGCCGTCCTGCCTTTTATGACGATCGTCATCGTCATGATCGTCCAGACGGTTGAATCCATGGGGCTGTTCATTTCGATCGGCGAGATCGTTGACAAGGATGTGACGCCTGAACAGGTCGCCGATGGCGTGCGCGCCAACGGTCTGGCCAGCGCGGTTGCCGGTGTCTTTGCAGGGTTCCCCTTCATTGCTCATATGGAAAATATCGGGCTCATCATTTTGAGCGGCGTGCGCAGCCGCTGGGTTGTCGCCCTGTGCGGCTTTATGCTGTGCGTTATCGCCTTCTTTCCAAAGTTCGGTGCAGTCCTCGCGGCGGTGCCCGCACCAGCACTCGGCGGCGCAGCAGTGGCGATGTTCGGCATTGTCGCAGCAGCTGGCATCCAGTCGCTGTCCAAGGTCGATTATGCGAATAATCAGTACAACATTCTGATTGTCGCACTGACGCTGGCCATCGCTTTCATTCCGATCATGTCACCCAATCTGTTCCAGCAACTGCCGGACTGGACGCAGTCTATCCTGCATTCGAGTGTCGTGGTCGCTTGCGTGGTTTCAGTGACGCTCAACCTTGTCCTTAACGGTTTGGGAGACCACAATCAGGCACATGGTGGTCATCTGGCCGTGGCGAAGTCCCAGACAGACGACGGCTGA